The stretch of DNA ACTTTGGTGGCTTTTTATATAGGCGAATAAAACCattaaaagaagaaacaatatctGCTTTCTTTTGATTTGATATGCAAATCTCTGATTTGATTTTCCATATactttttttgtttccattttcgTGTAGGATTCGGCTCTTCCTGATGGTTACGGCGCGAGGATCTGCCCTAGAAACCCTAAGGGCTTCCAAATCTGCTTTTGGGCTTCTGTTTGGTTTGGGCCTCAGTTGGGTTTGGGCCACATCGGGCCCTTTAGATCCGAGCCAAAAATAGGGTGTTACAGCTGCCCTTCTTTGCTCGTTGTTGTGTAGCGAAAACGGAACAAAGACTTTAAAACACCCGATTTTGCCCGGTCGTTCTGGATCTTGgtattcttcttcttcaaataACCTCATTCCTTCCTattgcatcttcagaggtataggaattagtgcttcaatctactcctctgcaacttcaaggagataagactggtAGCTTCAGCTTGATCCaacagtctgctccactacaacttcagggggataagatcggaggttttaatccgcttcactgtaacttcagggagataggattgtcgactttaatctgctccactacaacttcagggagataagatttgccaccTTCAATCTGCCTCACCGCAGCTTTAGGAGGAAAAGACTTGCTTtgcttagtctgctccactgcaacttcagggagataaaactagatgcgatctactctctgcatcttcagagagataagatctgagattttaatccactccactgtaacttcagggaaataggattgtcggctttaatctgctccactgtaacttcagggagataagatttgccatcttcagtttgcctcactgtaacttcaggaggataagacttgcttacatATTCGGCTCCACTGCAACCTTAGGGAGATATGACTAGATGCGATCTgttctctgcaacttcagagagataagatctgaggttttaatccgctccactgcaacttcaaggagataggattgtcggctttaatctgctctactacaacttcagggagataagacttgccaccttcagtctgcctcactgcaacttcaggaggataagacttgctttgcttagtctgctccactgtaacttcaaggagataagactagatgcgatctactctctgcatcttcagagagataagatctgagattttaatccactccactgtaacttcagggagataagattgtcggctttaatctgctccattgcaacttcagggagataagatttgccatcttcagtctgcctcactacaacttcaggaggataagacttgcttacatattctgctccactgcaacctcagggagacatgactagatgcgatctgctctctgcaactttagagagataagatctgaggttttaatccgctccattgcaacttcaggaagataggattattggctttaatctgctccactgcaactttagggagataaaactcaatttattatcttcactgatctgctctctggggaacatgacctgtatagtgaacctaattatgcctaatgattaggatggcataaaAATGCATCAAACGcccctaactagacatgtgtgaatgacatttgaatgaatgcagaatgtcatttttcaagAATTATCACTTTTttgaagtttattaaggttttgtcGCTGACGCCCTTTGCTTGGCTGTTCTCTTTGAAAAGCACTCAATCGAGTTGCCCCCCATTGTGCGCTTCAAAACTCAAACTTCTTGGACACAGAATTTGTACTATATTTCTTCCACCGTGACCTTAAAGTAGGAAAATTTGACTCTTCTCAGTCTTCTCTTATCGCATTTCAAGGATACAAATTATGCAATTTGTTCACACCAATCTCAGAGTGTCCTACCAAATATTCTTACCCAAATGAGGAGCTTCCTTTCTATAGGGGGTCCCATTAAGACTTTTTGTTGTCTTATTTAGACAACCAAATCCGAAAAAAGCAGTTTTAATTTGGACTTTTTCCTTCTTAGGCTTTTTATCTTTTGAACTCAGGGTgttttaaacaatagtcctgtttcaggttactaaattatttagaaattcctAGAGTAATATACCAAACTTCTTTTGTGCAAGATTATTAGTCcatcaatcattattctaatgcgacATGCTTGTACAAGAATCAAAATTACTGAGTAAGAGAtgaattaattcaagaatttattgatagtaagtgtcttgaaaagaaaaagtattcaagAACAGCAAAGAATGAAGTTTTTACAAGAACCAACAAatttggtaaaaatattatgaagATTAGGCGCTTTGGATATCGCCACTTGAACTTCTCTGTGCAAGCCGAGAACCATTctgaatttaacatgtgtttaagGGATCCACAGTACTCTGTCAATGCCTTAAGATGTCGTATATCCTTGTTAACTTAAGTGAAGAAAAATCACCATATGCCCCAATCTGACAATGTTTGAGCCGCCTTttctgggttttcaactcaaaccccTTTTGGTCCCAAagtgcccttttcgggttttcacattggcctctcctttttttaggaaatcaaagcgccctttgcgggttttcacctcgATTCCTCTCTTCtttcaagtgaaatatttcttgaccgaatctgaatttacaggattcagaagatttttgccatccatttcacttaaaatcaaagtgcctccagaaaaagcctttttcacgacataaggtcctttccagtttggcatccatttccctctgaaatcattttgtaaagggaggatctttttcaaacccaaatccccttcatgaaattctcttggacgaaccttcttattataagctcgcatcatccGCTTCTGATACATTTGGCCATGGCGAATGGCTTttaatcttttctcttcaattagaTTTAGTTGatcataccgagattggatccattcagcCTCATCCAATTTTAACTCAGCCAATACCCGGAGAGAAGGAATTTCGACCTCAATGAGTaacactgcctccattccataaaccaacgaAAAatgtgttgccccagtagaagtcctgATAGATGTTCGGTAAGCAAGAAGAGTGAagggtaacttctcatgccaatctttgtaagtttcagccatttttgccacaattttcttgatatttttgtttgccgcttccactgcaccattcatcttTAGGCGATACTgtgatgaattatggtgtctaaTGTTGAACTGATCGCAGACTTCTGCTATTGTACTATTATTCAGATTcagcgcattgtcagatatgattctttcaggcattctatatcgacatatgatctccttcttcaaaaacttgctgactgctgacttcgtgacattagcatatgaggccgcctctacccacttagtgaagtagtcaataaccacaaaaatgaaacgatgtccattagaagccttcggtgatattggtctaatgacgtccataccccacatggagaaaggccatggagaagtcataacgtgaAGAGGAGAAGGAGGTGCATgcattttatccccataaatttggtatttatggcatttcttggcatgattgatgcaatctccttccatggtggaccagtaatatccgaatctcataatctgtctagccatggtgaatccattagcgtgtgttccacaaacaccctcatggacttcttctaaaatttcccTAGCCTCTACAGCGTTCACGCATCTCAATAGTACTCGATCCTTTCCctttttgtataggatctccccatctaagacatagtcaatagTTAGCCTCCTCAATGCcctcttatcattctccgttgcctgaTTAAGGTATTCACAATTCTTCACATATTGCAATATATCCTGGTACCAGGGAGGATTATTATTCTCCGTCTCCTCAATGCTGTAACAGTGGGCTGGGATCTCgtaaatactaatttgaataggcttcatgtcctctaactgattcactttaatcatggaagctaaagtagcaagagcatcagccatctgattttcttctcgtgggagataacagaagGTAATGTTGTCAAACTCTTCGATCAACCCTAAAACCAATCTTTGGTAACGGATCAATTTTGGATCCATTGTCTCCCATTCCCCTTTTAGCTGGTATAttaccaatgctgagtctccgtaCACCTCTAATGTCTTGATTTTCCATTCTATGGCTGCCCGTATACCtatgatgcaagcttcatactcagccatgttattggtgcaatcaaagtctaatttactggtgaaaggatgatAATCTCCATCCGGAGacaccaagactgccccaatcccattaCCTAATGCATTCGATGCTCCGTCAAAGCTTAATCTCCAATAATGATTCTCTTGGGGATCCTCCTCAGAATTTAccacatacatcaaatcttcattcgggaaatcaaagtcTAGAGGCTCATAATCTTCCAAAGCCCTACTAGCCAAGATATCTGCTATCGCACTTCCCTTGatggccttctgacttacatatatGATATCAAACTCCAAGAGCAAGATTTGCCATCTaaccattcttccattcaatgctgtcgactccatcatatacttcaaagggtctaattttgagattagccaagtcgtatgatagagtaagtattgcctcaacctcttGGTCGTCCAAATCAGGGCGCAACACAATTTTTCGATAagcgaatatctcatttcacaatcggtgaatttcttgctgagatagtaaatcgccttttctttctttccagtcgcatcatgttgacccagtacgcatcccatagaattttcGAACACCgataaatacaaaatcaagggtctgttTGGGCTAGGTGGTGACAGCACTGGAGTGTTAGATAAGTATTGCTTTATCTTCTCAAAGGCTTTCTGACATTCTTCATTTCAGACATCaagattatgtttcttcaaaaggcgaaatatgggatcacatttctcggtcaactgtgaaatgaaccgagcaatgtaattcagtcttcccaagaaacctcgaacttctttctgggTACGTGGTGGCGATAAATCTCGTATTATCTTGACTTTGTCTGgatcaatttcaattcccttttcgctgactacgaagcctaacagctttcctgacctggctccaaaagtgcattttgtcggattaagcttgagctgaaatttccttaatcttaagaacaatcttctcaagacctacacatgttcctcctctgttctggatttggcaatcatatcatcaacatataattcaatttctttgtgcatcatatcatgaaacaaggctaccatggctctaTGATATGTTGCTTccgcattctttaatccgaatggcatcaccttatagcaaaatgttccccataaaGTAATGAACGTAGTCTTCCTCATATTTTCTGggtgcatctttatctgattataccctgagaacccatccataaaagaaaacaacgaaAATCCCGTTGTATTATCCACCAGAGTATCAATATGTGGCAATGggaagttgtcctttgggcttgctttgttcaaatccctgtaatctacgcacattcgtactttttcatcttttttagggactggaacgatgttggctacccattcagagTATTTGATCTCCTGCAAAAACCCAGCATCAAACTGTTTCttaacctcctcttttattttgagcacaatatcaggcctcatccttctgaGCCTCTGTTGAATGGGTTTGCAACCCTCGTTTATAGGTAGGCGATGCACTACAATATCAGCACTCAATCCGAGCATATCTTGGTAgaaccatgcgaagacatctttaaattcttgaagtaactcaatgaggtctcgtcTTGTCTTTGCAGAGATCTCAGTTctaattttcacctctttttcttccttcaagctcacaatttctactgattCTTTGTGGGGTAggattttcttttcctcttgttTTACCTTCCTCAACAAGTCCAAAGATAAACCATTATCTTCGTCACCTTCAAAGTCatgcgatccctctaaacacacgtTTCGTTCAAAAGGGCACTCTGAGCTCGTAACAGTGTCATTCACATCATTGATACACAGGGACCTAATAgggttacaaaagaatgtatgaatttatgtacaatATTTGTGCAATGATGAAAGAATAtatggaaagaatgaaagaatatttgttcAAAAAAGATTGCAAAGATGTGTTATTACAATAATGATATTCAAACAtaggcctatttcacaaaagaattcttgttatttctaggctaaaacaacaagtttgttctgaacattactctgagacatttctaaagactttaggtatttcttccgcagtccaattgtctaGAACACTTCCGGGTTCATAAGGGCGAATGTCCAGTCAACTTCTTCCCTCATCTTTATGCTCATGAATGGCATTGATGTGCATATTTCCTAACGTTTCCTCAATACTTTTCTCAACTGATTTCCTTCTCTTCTGGTAAATAACTCCTCCAGATACTAAAGTTTTGGATATGCGGGGAATTATCATTGGCTCTCACTTAGCTTTTTCCCCATTCAACCGCGCTCTTCTCTTTTCCTaccttttttctatttctttctttccctgTCCTCTATCTGGCTTATATCCTAAGCCAAAGTGATCCTGCTTTTCTTTGAGTACTGAAATCTCAGTCCTCCCTTGAAGATATCTCCCCAGCCCTCTTCTAGGTAAAGCTCCTTTTCCTACCAACAATTGTAAACCCATCTCTGtggttttggataattttggagCCAAAATTTTGCTCCCTTCAGGAATAAATGCCGCATTTACAAACTCCATATATCAAAATGAGCATTCAACTGACTCGTCATTGGTCTCCACGTACGGCGTCTCATTGGATACAGCTGCTATTATATCCTCTTCGGCTTTTATTGTCACTAACCGACCATCTGACACTAACTTCAacatctgatgtaatgatgacggtactgcccctgccgaatgtatccatggtcttcCTAATAAGCAATTATAGGAAGGTTTAATGTCCATCACAATAAAATCTACCTCATAAACTGTTGGACCGATCCGTAAGGGTacctcaattcttcccatgaccttccTTTCTGTACCGTTAAATGCCCTCACTACATTTTGACAAattttcatgtgcgaactgtctacgGGTAGCCTGTTAAGTGTGAATAACGGTAATACGTTCAAAGCTGATCCAATATCAATTAGTACTTCTGGCAAAATACGCCCTTTGCATCATGCAGTGATATGCAAAGCTTTAGTAGATCCCATGCCCCAgaaggtatttcatcatcattgaaaaatatgaaattatcagcactgatATTATTGACCAACCGATCTAGCTTACAGACAGAAATATCCTTGGACacataggtctcatttagcaTCTTCATCAACGTATTTCGATGCACTTCTGAATTCAAGAGTAAGGACAGTACAGATATGCGGGctggttgtttatgcaactgctcaacgacattatactcactatgctttaaaaatttgagaaattccaCAGCTTCTTCCTCCTTCACTGGCTCAACTACCTTCCCTTTTTGCTCCTCTAGTGTAGCCTCTTTCATAGATTCTAGATTGGCACTCGCACACTGGCTCTTTGCAGTCTCTTTTTCTGGGACAGTCGTATTGCACTCGTAGTTCCATGGGACCTTCTTACTGTCTTGGTAAGGAAAGGTTGTAGGTTTCTTTATTATAATCCTTGGCATTGCTGGTTCTCTCACATCATCCTTCTTGGGTcgcgagataatgaccacaggctGTACTATTCTTGGAACCTTCGAAGCCTCTGATGTGCAAATGCTCACTTCCTCCTTAActtcttcataaaatttcatctccttgttatccatcaggTCTTGAACCAAGGCTCTGAATTCTGTGCATTCCTGGATTTCATGTCCCTCatcgtgatggaactcacagtaattTTCCACCCTTTCGAAGCGTTTCTCTAAACTCGGGATGATCAATCCCCTTTTCACCATATTTTTCCAAACCCACCTCAAAGGAATTTTCACCTCTGATATGTCTTTCTTGATCTTTCTACCTATGCTCCCACCTATTATGTTTACTCCGTTATGATCAGGTAACGGATTTTCTGTATTGGGTGAATCATCTAATTTTACCACGCCCAAGCTTATCAGTCTTTCCACCACATTTTTGAACGTCGTACAatgttctatagaatgccccTCAATTCCCGCGTGATAGTCGCACCgtgcatttgcatcataccacttggggtATGGAGGCTGCAGTGGTTTCAAGTGGAAAGGGGCAACCAcgtgtgcattgaatagattctgatATAGCTCCCTATACGTCATTGGAATTGGCGTAAATTGAATTTTCTCTGTATTTTGTCTTGTATCAGATATCTACTTCGATGATCCTTGTTGATTTCCCGGCTGGTTCACTATAACTGTCTTCGAATATGAACTCGTGCTGTTAACCTCGTTCTCTTTCTTCTTTGAGGTCGTCCTTCTGCTACTTTCTCCAGCATCTATTTTCCCACTTCTGATAGCGTTTTCTATCATCTCGCCATTCATAACTATATCGGAAAAACTTTTAGTAgcgcttcctaacatatgtgtaataaatGGTGTCTTCAATGTGTTGACGAAAAGCatcgtcatctctctttctagaagagcCGGCTGAACTTGTACGacaacctccctccatctctgcacatattgcctaaagctttcgcctggtttcttttccatattctgtagagtgatcctatcaggtaccatgtcagtcacatggctaTACTGCCTTATGAACGCCTGTGCcaaatctctccatgaattaatctgggtacggttcaatcgattgtaccacttggatgttgcccctgtgaggctatcctggaagcaatgAATCAAGAGTTGATCATTATTGACGTAACCGGTCATTCACCTacagaacatggtaatatgagcttcggggctactggttccattatatttctcaaactctggcattttgaatttgtaagggaGTACTAAATTCGGAACCAGACTCAATTCTTTAGCATCTATTCCATAATAGCCTTCTGCACTTTCCATCGCTCTTAATTTCTCTTCCAGCCATTTGTACTTTCCCTCTAGCTGTTTTGATAATTCATTATTCATTTTTTCCTTTCCAGCCGTCTCATCAAAATCAAGAATAGGAAGATTAACAAAATTGGCACCGGGGTTAGAGCTTGATCCCATCTGGAAATTCATTTGCGTTGCAGCGTCACCCGgaggattaatggtaacagaAGACCTACGCGGGTACATCTCAACTTGTTGGGGTGTAAAGTCTAGAGGATAGACAAGTCCCCcattgtctccttcttcaatattGAGTACAACaccctttcctttatcagttcaTTTATTGAACCACTGAGTTAACTGAGCCATCACACTCCCTTGAGACtccatcattttgtctatcatCTTTTGCTGCTCATTCATTTGCTTTTGAAGCAGCTCCTGCATTTCTTTTTGGGTTTGTTCTAATCTTTCCATTCTTTGATCCATATCTTTGGTTTTTGATCGAGTACCGTAATGGTGCTTGgtaggttggttggtttccagattagctgaggagtgatttagattaattagaatcCCTTAATGTATTTATTAATGCATATGAaacaatgcaatgcatgaaatgaatgcagaaAAGGCGtcaattttaattcaattccatataagaaaactttactagaaattaaattcctttacataaaatgaattacaaataagaCTTTGCCCTAGTACCAGAACTCTAATCTTCCTAAGTAACAAAGCCAATTCTTGCCCCCGATCTGactctaattcatacttcacactcagcgTGTCAGCTTGTACTGTTAAAGTCTGTATATGATCAGCCACTTCTCGAATCTGGACCACAGCTTCCTCGATAAGATGATCTCTGCTTCTAACTTGACTCTGAAAGTGGTGAAGCTGTTTATTATTACGACTTTCATTTGCTTTCAAGTGTTTGATCTGAATCTCACAATTTTGCAGCACCGTTTCTAGCTCTTcaattcttttcttcatttcgtCAATCTTGCTTAAGCTTGCTTTTAACTCTATCGTAGAGTTTCGGCTTTGATACTGACGAAAAAATCTTTCCAATACAATCACCCTATCCTTTAACTCACCATTTTCCTTCTGActttctgacaaactcttttctaagGCCTCATTTCGTCTTTGCATCTCTTGAAATCTCTGTTCCCATTTATCGGCATTGTCcttttctttttggatttctaCTCGCCACTGTTCTGACGTCTTTCCCAGCCCAGCAGTTCTTATTGACAAACGCAACTTTTTATAATCTGTCTTTAGACTGCCTAGTTCCTCATCAGccttatttttctctttcttcaacctctcattCTCAAGCTTCTGAACGTCTATGTCCAATCTCAAGTTCGTCTTTTCCACCTCTATTTGCTCTATCCTTTCTCCAAATCTGCATTCTTCCTCTCAAAATCTTGTCTTACCATTTCCAACTCGGAAGGAATGAC from Gossypium hirsutum isolate 1008001.06 chromosome D04, Gossypium_hirsutum_v2.1, whole genome shotgun sequence encodes:
- the LOC121216121 gene encoding uncharacterized protein; this encodes MTYRELYQNLFNAHVVAPFHLKPLQPPYPKWYDANARCDYHAGIEGHSIEHCTTFKNVVERLISLGVVKLDDSPNTENPLPDHNGVNIIGGSIGRKIKKDISEVKIPLRWVWKNMVKRGLIIPSLEKRFERVENYCEFHHDEGHEIQECTEFRALVQDLMDNKEMKFYEEVKEEVSICTSEASKVPRIVQPVVIISRPKKDDVREPAMPRIIIKKPTTFPYQDSKKVPWNYECNTTVPEKETAKSQCASANLESMKEATLEEQKGKLHKQPARISVLSLLLNSEVHRNTLMKMLNETYVSKDISVCKLDRLVNNISADNFIFFNDDEIPSGAWDLLKLCISLHDAKGVFCQKLPVDSSHMKICQNVVRAFNGTERKVMGRIEVPLRIGPTVYEMLKLVSDGRLVTIKAEEDIIAAVSNETPYVETNDESVECSF